A region from the Rosa rugosa chromosome 6, drRosRugo1.1, whole genome shotgun sequence genome encodes:
- the LOC133718294 gene encoding uncharacterized protein LOC133718294: MQQPQESTTAADEIRSLRVNGLSPRMGEMYLYNCFSDCADVLAATVLRKVQTGWQEDHGFVEFASHSVAEFVLSSYNGELMPNYNNRRFCLSWDTDGYGTRWRWDPVYQQWSFFGYDEHCDMLDAKTVIELYKDCIPVVTEKPSGSAQQYSQAAYPNTLGDSGEAIPNNTENQLVQTKWNGYSRAGSMDSYKRLKHAHVDLWNGGNGAGFMFIQNNLMRPHHLNLYHGGQAGYVNYPQHGLYPQPCAYQLPYQQHQTQWTVGSDVRPLGQLTQVPNLQAGYVNYQQHGLYPQPCAYQLPYQQHQTQWTVGSDVRPLGQLTQVPNLQAGYVNYQQHGLYPQEKKLYLCFDECNDPTNCCYVLRTINLSELLACSCEFSSDTEEITKCSYCTSKVKPESRLRQRAWLFASEENPFSCGRVEVIIPSGMGCCASGSQIFFAGGIAPLPLRERLFVRRQFLPSGDVYSFEPKSMFWKKHDWSFLKGKPDPLLFEVNGNLYCLAGRPLGFSLDRPTFEVYYSSSGECEALPDPPFYLPELDHNKNYSGPLPGRELSYAIVGTKILISSRHNNELIPNFPIMCFDVNEKEKKWREMTSLFNGKPFPFISRAALVLDLNDGTHDKVMFSVREYHEIYVSRLVVNDDGSIYNSQDSPLLFFNWFYTFFRDLCPLHSKSYSFVDLGNQKVGFVVCGNMVTMLRDDTPSLRKVRVVVLVIEYEVKKSRYVWGKLLATRTFEYNCHSAGLRSVDLIGSFVF, encoded by the exons ATGCAGCAACCTCAGGAGTCGACGACGGCAGCCGATGAGATTCGCTCCTTACGGGTCAACGGCTTGAGTCCGAGGATGGGTGAGATGTATCTATACAACTGCTTCAGTGACTGCGCAGAT GTTTTGGCTGCAACAGTTTTGCGGAAAGTGCAAACCGGATGGCAGGAAGATCATGGTTTTGTCGAGTTTGCTTCTCACAGTGTGGCTGAGTTTGTCTTGAGCTCCTACAATGGTGAGCTCATGCCCAACTACAATAATCGGAGATTTTGCCTGAGCTGGGACACTGATGGTTACGGTACAAGGTGGCGCTGGGATCCTGTTTACCAGCAATGGTCTTTCTTTGGTTATGATGAGCACTGTGATATGTTGGATGCCAAGACAGTGATCGAGTTGTACAAGGACTGCATACCTGTTGTTACTGAAAAGCCATCTGGTAGTGCTCAGCAATATTCGCAAG CTGCCTACCCAAATACTCTTGGAGATTCAGGCGAGGCTATTCCAAATAACACAGAA AACCAGCTAGTACAGACAAAGTGGAATGGTTATAGTCGTGCTGGCTCTATGGATAGTTACAAGCGTTTGAAGCATGCACATGTGGATCTATGGAATGGTGGTAATGGTGCTGGGTTTATGTTTATCCAGAACAACTTGATGCGTCCACATCACCTTAACCTGTATCATGGAGGACAGGCTGGATATGTAAATTACCCGCAGCATGGTCTATACCCGCAGCCTTGTGCTTATCAGCTGCCTTATCAGCAACATCAGACACAGTGGACTGTTGGCAGTGATGTGCGTCCACTTGGGCAGCTCACCCAAGTTCCTAACCTGCAGGCTGGATATGTAAATTACCAGCAGCATGGTCTATACCCGCAGCCTTGTGCTTATCAGCTGCCTTATCAGCAACATCAGACACAGTGGACTGTTGGCAGTGATGTGCGTCCACTTGGGCAGCTCACCCAAGTTCCTAACCTGCAGGCTGGATATGTAAATTACCAGCAGCATGGTCTCTACCCACAGGAGAAGAAGCTGTATTTATGTTTCGATGAGTGCAATGACCCGACCAATTGTTGTTATGTTCTCCGCACCATAAATTTGTCCGAGTTACTTGCATGCTCCTGTGAGTTTAGCAGCGATACTGAAGAAATAACCAAGTGCAGCTATTGCACCTCCAAAGTCAAACCGGAATCTCGGTTGCGCCAGCGGGCTTGGCTCTTCGCCAGCGAGGAAAATCCTTTCAGCTGCGGTAGGGTGGAGGTGATAATTCCTTCGGGTATGGGTTGCTGTGCCTCCGGCTCCCAAATCTTCTTCGCTGGTGGCATAGCTCCACTACCACTTAGGGAAAGACTATTTGTCAGAAGACAATTTCTGCCAAGTGGAGATGTCTATAGTTTTGAACCCAAGTCTATGTTTTGGAAAAAGCATGATTGGAGTTTCCTGAAGGGGAAACCAGACCCCTTGCTTTTTGAGGTGAACGGAAATCTCTATTGTCTCGCAGGTAGGCCCCTAGGTTTTTCTCTTGATCGTCCCACTTTCGAGGTATACTATAGCAGTTCTGGTGAATGTGAGGCTTTGCCGGATCCTCCATTTTACCTACCGGAACTAGATCACAACAAAAACTACAGCGGCCCTTTGCCTGGTCGTGAATTGTCTTATGCTATTGTTGGTACCAAGATCTTGATCTCGAGCAGGCACAACAATGAATTAATCCCTAACTTTCCCATTATGTGTTTTGATGTGAAtgagaaggaaaagaaatggaGAGAGATGACTTCCTTGTTCAATGGTAAGCCCTTTCCCTTCATCAGCAGGGCGGCTTTGGTCTTGGACTTGAACGATGGTACACATGATAAGGTCATGTTTTCCGTTCGTGAATATCACGAGATATATGTCTCCCGATTAGTTGTGAATGATGATGGTAGTATATACAACTCTCAGGACTCTCCTCTGTTGTTTTTTAACTGGTTCTATACCTTCTTTCGTGACCTTTGTCCTTTACATTCAAAGTCATACAGCTTTGTCGATCTAGGAAATCAAAAAGTTGGCTTTGTTGTGTGCGGGAACATGGTTACAATGCTAAGAGATGATACACCTTCTCTCCGGAAGGTGCGTGTTGTTGTGTTAGTAATTGAATATGAAGTGAAAAAATCAAGATATGTATGGGGAAAGCTCCTGGCCACTCGCACCTTTGAATACAATTGCCATTCCGCCGGCCTCCGATCCGTCGACTTGATTGGTAGCTTTGTGTTCTAA